Proteins from one Drosophila gunungcola strain Sukarami chromosome 3R, Dgunungcola_SK_2, whole genome shotgun sequence genomic window:
- the LOC128252883 gene encoding microtubule-associated protein tau isoform X4 gives MIHEHLAPPHIRWVNPQRYMAIHMQMIWASQFGTVCTVYVALATKSCLSSPATYWVTRHLHISAPTPQARSSSSRMYGTAKEGSSQEFSQEDYPLQPQQRGQSKSEYLAADSSNYVLDSEAVDRPQQQLRSQPAQEAIDSTVERSKPQLRTQLNSNNTLDSVPTDRSRQQLRTQQNPEYLSNVGASYEAARGDPASVNRNQEQPLRSQPAADYSSNSFLAERQQRPQPATIEYTGYNAPPPPQQPQPKDRTFSRSNSKPTISPQPKLQSKPNPEYVRPPQNFVLPPQMRPAVGPPQPRPPFAGARPMVGMVGPRPPMPPNMGARPPPLRTTDSKSNLLMGPPGMRPGMPPQLNMQQARLPNSGGPLSPPGQGPPRPPGGFPWNPAGAPGMPPGARPPQNMTRPPPPTFARPPPGQPLQAPFRPPFNQPPMQPQQLPQQLQQQQQQQQQQQHLQQQPPPQQLRPLSAHNNDDDDDVVMGPAVTPLKTFNPRPDPMGEPLLEDIEPPFETSPPAGDARKGPGFKGDNDSGVDESTQEKDRNGPISPSSPVKTPTSTSSKPDKSGTSRPPSATPSNKSAPKSRSASKNRLLLKTPEPEPAKKVPMNKVQVGHAPSPNLKAVRSKIGSLDNATYKPGGGHVKIESKKIDIKAAPRIEAKNDKYMPKGGEKKIVTTKLQWNAKSKIGSLENAAHKPGGGDKKIETLKMDFKDKAKPKVGSTSNVKHQPGGGDIKNYDRKMNIIYGEGSKIVSHCANNKRLDQNLYNEEE, from the exons ATGATACACGAGCACTTGGCACCCCCACACATTCGGTGGGTGAATCCACAGCGATATATGGCCATACATATGCAAATGATATGGGCCAGTCAGTTTGGAACTGTATGTACTGTATATGTGGCATTGGCCACCAAAAGCTGCCTTTCGAGCCCTGCCACGTATTGGGTTACCCGACACTTGCACATTTCTGCACCGACACCGCAGGCGAGAAGTTCTAGCTCCAGGATGTACGGCACGGCAAAGGAAGGATCGAGCCAGGAGTTTTCCCAGGAGGATTACCCActgcagccgcagcagcgTGGTCAGTCCAAGTCAGAGTATCTTGCTGCAGATAGCTCTAATTACGTTTTGGATTCGGAAGCTGTAGATCGCCCCCAGCAGCAGTTAAGATCACAGCCTGCCCAGGAGGCAATTGATTCAACTGTGGAACGAAGCAAACCACAGCTAAGAACTCAGCTAAACAGCAATAATACCCTAGATTCTGTGCCAACAGATCGCTCTAGGCAGCAGTTAAGAACTCAACAGAATCCAGAGTACCTGAGCAATGTAGGAGCTTCCTACGAGGCAGCCAGAGGTGATCCGGCCTCCGTGAACCGCAATCAAGAGCAGCCATTGAGATCCCAACCAGCTGCAGATTACTCCAGCAATAGTTTTCTAGCTGAGCGACAGCAGCGTCCTCAGCCAGCCACAATTGAGTACACCGGCTATAatgcaccaccaccaccgcaaCAACCACAACCCAAAGATCGCACATTTTCACGCAGCAATTCCAAGCCCACCATCTCACCCCAACCCAAGCTCCAAAGTAAACCCAATCCCGAGTATGTGCGACCACCACAGAACTTTGTCTTGCCGCCGCAGATGCGTCCTGCCGTGGGGCCACCACAGCCGCGTCCTCCGTTCGCCGGAGCCAGACCGATGGTCGGGATGGTGGGACCACGTCCGCCCATGCCACCCAATATGGGGGCCAGGCCACCGCCACTGCGCACCACAGACAGCAAGAGCAACTTGCTGATGGGTCCGCCGGGAATGCGACCGGGAATGCCACCGCAGCTGAACATGCAGCAGGCTCGTCTGCCCAACTCTGGCGGACCACTGAGTCCGCCGGGACAGGGGCCGCCCAGGCCACCTGGTGGCTTTCCCTGGAATCCTGCCGGGGCTCCGGGAATGCCACCGGGCGCCAGACCGCCCCAGAATATGACGCGACCACCGCCACCCACTTTTGCCCGCCCGCCGCCGGGTCAACCGCTGCAGGCCCCCTTCCGACCGCCCTTCAACCAACCGCCCATGCAACCGCAACAGCTACcacaacaactgcagcagcagcagcagcagcagcagcaacagcaacacttGCAACAGCAACCACCACCGCAGCAACTACGCCCACTTTCGGCACACAACaacgatgacgacgatgacgTGGTCATGGGTCCGGCGGTGACCCCGCTCAAGACCTTCAACCCGAGGCCAGATCCCATGGGCGAGCCCCTGCTGGAGGACATTGAGCCACCCTTCGAGACCAGCCCGCCGGCGGGAGATGCCCGGAAGGGACCTGGATTTA aGGGTGACAATGACAGCGGCGTGGATGAGTCCACTCAGGAGAAG GATCGCAACGGACCCATCTCGCCCAGTTCGCCGGTCAAGACACCCACATCGACCTCATCGAAGCCGGACAAGTCGGGCACGTCGCGCCCACCGAGTGCCACGCCCTCGAACAAGTCAGCACCCAAGTCGCGCAGCGCCTCCAAGAATCGCTTGCTCCTCAAGACACCAGAGCCCGAGCCAGCCAAGAAAG TTCCAATGAACAAGGTACAAGTCGGCCATGCGCCTTCGCCCAACCTGAAGGCTGTGCGCTCCAAAATCGGCTCCCTGGACAATGCCACCTATAAGCCGGGTGGCGGCCACGTGAAGATCGAGTCGAAGAAGATTGACATCAAGGCGGCACCGCGCATCGAGGCCAAGAACGACAAGTACATGCCGAAGGGCGGCGAGAAGAAG ATAGTTACAACCAAGTTGCAGTGGAATGCGAAGTCGAAAATCGGTTCGCTGGAGAATGCCGCCCACAAGCCAGGAGGCGGGGACAAGAAGATCGAGACCCTGAAGATGGACTTCAAGGACAAGGCCAAGCCGAAGGTGGGCTCCACCTCCAATGTGAAACATCAGCCAGGTGGCGGTGATATCAAG AACTACGATAGGAAGATGAACATCATCTATGGCGAGGGCTCGAAAATAGTCAGCCATTGCGCCAATAACAAGCGCCTGGATCAGAATTTGTATAATGAGGAGGAGTAG
- the LOC128252883 gene encoding microtubule-associated protein 4 isoform X1, with the protein MIHEHLAPPHIRWVNPQRYMAIHMQMIWASQFGTVCTVYVALATKSCLSSPATYWVTRHLHISAPTPQARSSSSRMYGTAKEGSSQEFSQEDYPLQPQQRGQSKSEYLAADSSNYVLDSEAVDRPQQQLRSQPAQEAIDSTVERSKPQLRTQLNSNNTLDSVPTDRSRQQLRTQQNPEYLSNVGASYEAARGDPASVNRNQEQPLRSQPAADYSSNSFLAERQQRPQPATIEYTGYNAPPPPQQPQPKDRTFSRSNSKPTISPQPKLQSKPNPEYVRPPQNFVLPPQMRPAVGPPQPRPPFAGARPMVGMVGPRPPMPPNMGARPPPLRTTDSKSNLLMGPPGMRPGMPPQLNMQQARLPNSGGPLSPPGQGPPRPPGGFPWNPAGAPGMPPGARPPQNMTRPPPPTFARPPPGQPLQAPFRPPFNQPPMQPQQLPQQLQQQQQQQQQQQHLQQQPPPQQLRPLSAHNNDDDDDVVMGPAVTPLKTFNPRPDPMGEPLLEDIEPPFETSPPAGDARKGPGFKGDNDSGVDESTQEKDRNGPISPSSPVKTPTSTSSKPDKSGTSRPPSATPSNKSAPKSRSASKNRLLLKTPEPEPAKKVPMNKVQVGHAPSPNLKAVRSKIGSLDNATYKPGGGHVKIESKKIDIKAAPRIEAKNDKYMPKGGEKKIVTTKLQWNAKSKIGSLENAAHKPGGGDKKIETLKMDFKDKAKPKVGSTSNVKHQPGGGDIKDNNPKDIQTQKLEIKAQSKVGSLDNVKHKPGGGEKKIFDDKDYLKNVEHSVALTTPPTQFAAQGRLIATIHLEFGLCNSDCVCNNIFESLFK; encoded by the exons ATGATACACGAGCACTTGGCACCCCCACACATTCGGTGGGTGAATCCACAGCGATATATGGCCATACATATGCAAATGATATGGGCCAGTCAGTTTGGAACTGTATGTACTGTATATGTGGCATTGGCCACCAAAAGCTGCCTTTCGAGCCCTGCCACGTATTGGGTTACCCGACACTTGCACATTTCTGCACCGACACCGCAGGCGAGAAGTTCTAGCTCCAGGATGTACGGCACGGCAAAGGAAGGATCGAGCCAGGAGTTTTCCCAGGAGGATTACCCActgcagccgcagcagcgTGGTCAGTCCAAGTCAGAGTATCTTGCTGCAGATAGCTCTAATTACGTTTTGGATTCGGAAGCTGTAGATCGCCCCCAGCAGCAGTTAAGATCACAGCCTGCCCAGGAGGCAATTGATTCAACTGTGGAACGAAGCAAACCACAGCTAAGAACTCAGCTAAACAGCAATAATACCCTAGATTCTGTGCCAACAGATCGCTCTAGGCAGCAGTTAAGAACTCAACAGAATCCAGAGTACCTGAGCAATGTAGGAGCTTCCTACGAGGCAGCCAGAGGTGATCCGGCCTCCGTGAACCGCAATCAAGAGCAGCCATTGAGATCCCAACCAGCTGCAGATTACTCCAGCAATAGTTTTCTAGCTGAGCGACAGCAGCGTCCTCAGCCAGCCACAATTGAGTACACCGGCTATAatgcaccaccaccaccgcaaCAACCACAACCCAAAGATCGCACATTTTCACGCAGCAATTCCAAGCCCACCATCTCACCCCAACCCAAGCTCCAAAGTAAACCCAATCCCGAGTATGTGCGACCACCACAGAACTTTGTCTTGCCGCCGCAGATGCGTCCTGCCGTGGGGCCACCACAGCCGCGTCCTCCGTTCGCCGGAGCCAGACCGATGGTCGGGATGGTGGGACCACGTCCGCCCATGCCACCCAATATGGGGGCCAGGCCACCGCCACTGCGCACCACAGACAGCAAGAGCAACTTGCTGATGGGTCCGCCGGGAATGCGACCGGGAATGCCACCGCAGCTGAACATGCAGCAGGCTCGTCTGCCCAACTCTGGCGGACCACTGAGTCCGCCGGGACAGGGGCCGCCCAGGCCACCTGGTGGCTTTCCCTGGAATCCTGCCGGGGCTCCGGGAATGCCACCGGGCGCCAGACCGCCCCAGAATATGACGCGACCACCGCCACCCACTTTTGCCCGCCCGCCGCCGGGTCAACCGCTGCAGGCCCCCTTCCGACCGCCCTTCAACCAACCGCCCATGCAACCGCAACAGCTACcacaacaactgcagcagcagcagcagcagcagcagcaacagcaacacttGCAACAGCAACCACCACCGCAGCAACTACGCCCACTTTCGGCACACAACaacgatgacgacgatgacgTGGTCATGGGTCCGGCGGTGACCCCGCTCAAGACCTTCAACCCGAGGCCAGATCCCATGGGCGAGCCCCTGCTGGAGGACATTGAGCCACCCTTCGAGACCAGCCCGCCGGCGGGAGATGCCCGGAAGGGACCTGGATTTA aGGGTGACAATGACAGCGGCGTGGATGAGTCCACTCAGGAGAAG GATCGCAACGGACCCATCTCGCCCAGTTCGCCGGTCAAGACACCCACATCGACCTCATCGAAGCCGGACAAGTCGGGCACGTCGCGCCCACCGAGTGCCACGCCCTCGAACAAGTCAGCACCCAAGTCGCGCAGCGCCTCCAAGAATCGCTTGCTCCTCAAGACACCAGAGCCCGAGCCAGCCAAGAAAG TTCCAATGAACAAGGTACAAGTCGGCCATGCGCCTTCGCCCAACCTGAAGGCTGTGCGCTCCAAAATCGGCTCCCTGGACAATGCCACCTATAAGCCGGGTGGCGGCCACGTGAAGATCGAGTCGAAGAAGATTGACATCAAGGCGGCACCGCGCATCGAGGCCAAGAACGACAAGTACATGCCGAAGGGCGGCGAGAAGAAG ATAGTTACAACCAAGTTGCAGTGGAATGCGAAGTCGAAAATCGGTTCGCTGGAGAATGCCGCCCACAAGCCAGGAGGCGGGGACAAGAAGATCGAGACCCTGAAGATGGACTTCAAGGACAAGGCCAAGCCGAAGGTGGGCTCCACCTCCAATGTGAAACATCAGCCAGGTGGCGGTGATATCAAG GATAACAACCCCAAGGAT ATCCAAACGCAAAAACTAGAAATTAAGGCACAAAGCAAAGTTGGCTCTTTGGATAATGTAAAGCACAAGCCCGGTGGCGGTGAGAAGAAGATTTTCGATGATAaggattatttgaaaaatgttgaaCACTCTGTTGCACTGACAACACCACCAACACAG TTTGCGGCTCAAGGGCGCTTGATTGCCACGATCCACCTAGAATTCGGTCTCTGTAACTCAGACTGTGTGTGTAACAATATATTTGAGTCGCTTTTTAAATGA
- the LOC128252883 gene encoding microtubule-associated protein tau isoform X2: MIHEHLAPPHIRWVNPQRYMAIHMQMIWASQFGTVCTVYVALATKSCLSSPATYWVTRHLHISAPTPQARSSSSRMYGTAKEGSSQEFSQEDYPLQPQQRGQSKSEYLAADSSNYVLDSEAVDRPQQQLRSQPAQEAIDSTVERSKPQLRTQLNSNNTLDSVPTDRSRQQLRTQQNPEYLSNVGASYEAARGDPASVNRNQEQPLRSQPAADYSSNSFLAERQQRPQPATIEYTGYNAPPPPQQPQPKDRTFSRSNSKPTISPQPKLQSKPNPEYVRPPQNFVLPPQMRPAVGPPQPRPPFAGARPMVGMVGPRPPMPPNMGARPPPLRTTDSKSNLLMGPPGMRPGMPPQLNMQQARLPNSGGPLSPPGQGPPRPPGGFPWNPAGAPGMPPGARPPQNMTRPPPPTFARPPPGQPLQAPFRPPFNQPPMQPQQLPQQLQQQQQQQQQQQHLQQQPPPQQLRPLSAHNNDDDDDVVMGPAVTPLKTFNPRPDPMGEPLLEDIEPPFETSPPAGDARKGPGFKGDNDSGVDESTQEKDRNGPISPSSPVKTPTSTSSKPDKSGTSRPPSATPSNKSAPKSRSASKNRLLLKTPEPEPAKKVPMNKVQVGHAPSPNLKAVRSKIGSLDNATYKPGGGHVKIESKKIDIKAAPRIEAKNDKYMPKGGEKKIVTTKLQWNAKSKIGSLENAAHKPGGGDKKIETLKMDFKDKAKPKVGSTSNVKHQPGGGDIKDNNPKDIQTQKLEIKAQSKVGSLDNVKHKPGGGEKKIFDDKDYLKNVEHSVALTTPPTQSPLPSMTASGADENLNQQS, encoded by the exons ATGATACACGAGCACTTGGCACCCCCACACATTCGGTGGGTGAATCCACAGCGATATATGGCCATACATATGCAAATGATATGGGCCAGTCAGTTTGGAACTGTATGTACTGTATATGTGGCATTGGCCACCAAAAGCTGCCTTTCGAGCCCTGCCACGTATTGGGTTACCCGACACTTGCACATTTCTGCACCGACACCGCAGGCGAGAAGTTCTAGCTCCAGGATGTACGGCACGGCAAAGGAAGGATCGAGCCAGGAGTTTTCCCAGGAGGATTACCCActgcagccgcagcagcgTGGTCAGTCCAAGTCAGAGTATCTTGCTGCAGATAGCTCTAATTACGTTTTGGATTCGGAAGCTGTAGATCGCCCCCAGCAGCAGTTAAGATCACAGCCTGCCCAGGAGGCAATTGATTCAACTGTGGAACGAAGCAAACCACAGCTAAGAACTCAGCTAAACAGCAATAATACCCTAGATTCTGTGCCAACAGATCGCTCTAGGCAGCAGTTAAGAACTCAACAGAATCCAGAGTACCTGAGCAATGTAGGAGCTTCCTACGAGGCAGCCAGAGGTGATCCGGCCTCCGTGAACCGCAATCAAGAGCAGCCATTGAGATCCCAACCAGCTGCAGATTACTCCAGCAATAGTTTTCTAGCTGAGCGACAGCAGCGTCCTCAGCCAGCCACAATTGAGTACACCGGCTATAatgcaccaccaccaccgcaaCAACCACAACCCAAAGATCGCACATTTTCACGCAGCAATTCCAAGCCCACCATCTCACCCCAACCCAAGCTCCAAAGTAAACCCAATCCCGAGTATGTGCGACCACCACAGAACTTTGTCTTGCCGCCGCAGATGCGTCCTGCCGTGGGGCCACCACAGCCGCGTCCTCCGTTCGCCGGAGCCAGACCGATGGTCGGGATGGTGGGACCACGTCCGCCCATGCCACCCAATATGGGGGCCAGGCCACCGCCACTGCGCACCACAGACAGCAAGAGCAACTTGCTGATGGGTCCGCCGGGAATGCGACCGGGAATGCCACCGCAGCTGAACATGCAGCAGGCTCGTCTGCCCAACTCTGGCGGACCACTGAGTCCGCCGGGACAGGGGCCGCCCAGGCCACCTGGTGGCTTTCCCTGGAATCCTGCCGGGGCTCCGGGAATGCCACCGGGCGCCAGACCGCCCCAGAATATGACGCGACCACCGCCACCCACTTTTGCCCGCCCGCCGCCGGGTCAACCGCTGCAGGCCCCCTTCCGACCGCCCTTCAACCAACCGCCCATGCAACCGCAACAGCTACcacaacaactgcagcagcagcagcagcagcagcagcaacagcaacacttGCAACAGCAACCACCACCGCAGCAACTACGCCCACTTTCGGCACACAACaacgatgacgacgatgacgTGGTCATGGGTCCGGCGGTGACCCCGCTCAAGACCTTCAACCCGAGGCCAGATCCCATGGGCGAGCCCCTGCTGGAGGACATTGAGCCACCCTTCGAGACCAGCCCGCCGGCGGGAGATGCCCGGAAGGGACCTGGATTTA aGGGTGACAATGACAGCGGCGTGGATGAGTCCACTCAGGAGAAG GATCGCAACGGACCCATCTCGCCCAGTTCGCCGGTCAAGACACCCACATCGACCTCATCGAAGCCGGACAAGTCGGGCACGTCGCGCCCACCGAGTGCCACGCCCTCGAACAAGTCAGCACCCAAGTCGCGCAGCGCCTCCAAGAATCGCTTGCTCCTCAAGACACCAGAGCCCGAGCCAGCCAAGAAAG TTCCAATGAACAAGGTACAAGTCGGCCATGCGCCTTCGCCCAACCTGAAGGCTGTGCGCTCCAAAATCGGCTCCCTGGACAATGCCACCTATAAGCCGGGTGGCGGCCACGTGAAGATCGAGTCGAAGAAGATTGACATCAAGGCGGCACCGCGCATCGAGGCCAAGAACGACAAGTACATGCCGAAGGGCGGCGAGAAGAAG ATAGTTACAACCAAGTTGCAGTGGAATGCGAAGTCGAAAATCGGTTCGCTGGAGAATGCCGCCCACAAGCCAGGAGGCGGGGACAAGAAGATCGAGACCCTGAAGATGGACTTCAAGGACAAGGCCAAGCCGAAGGTGGGCTCCACCTCCAATGTGAAACATCAGCCAGGTGGCGGTGATATCAAG GATAACAACCCCAAGGAT ATCCAAACGCAAAAACTAGAAATTAAGGCACAAAGCAAAGTTGGCTCTTTGGATAATGTAAAGCACAAGCCCGGTGGCGGTGAGAAGAAGATTTTCGATGATAaggattatttgaaaaatgttgaaCACTCTGTTGCACTGACAACACCACCAACACAG AGTCCACTACCATCCATGACGGCTTCTGGCGctgatgaaaatttaaatcaacaaaGCTAA
- the LOC128252883 gene encoding microtubule-associated protein tau isoform X3: MIHEHLAPPHIRWVNPQRYMAIHMQMIWASQFGTVCTVYVALATKSCLSSPATYWVTRHLHISAPTPQARSSSSRMYGTAKEGSSQEFSQEDYPLQPQQRGQSKSEYLAADSSNYVLDSEAVDRPQQQLRSQPAQEAIDSTVERSKPQLRTQLNSNNTLDSVPTDRSRQQLRTQQNPEYLSNVGASYEAARGDPASVNRNQEQPLRSQPAADYSSNSFLAERQQRPQPATIEYTGYNAPPPPQQPQPKDRTFSRSNSKPTISPQPKLQSKPNPEYVRPPQNFVLPPQMRPAVGPPQPRPPFAGARPMVGMVGPRPPMPPNMGARPPPLRTTDSKSNLLMGPPGMRPGMPPQLNMQQARLPNSGGPLSPPGQGPPRPPGGFPWNPAGAPGMPPGARPPQNMTRPPPPTFARPPPGQPLQAPFRPPFNQPPMQPQQLPQQLQQQQQQQQQQQHLQQQPPPQQLRPLSAHNNDDDDDVVMGPAVTPLKTFNPRPDPMGEPLLEDIEPPFETSPPAGDARKGPGFKGDNDSGVDESTQEKDRNGPISPSSPVKTPTSTSSKPDKSGTSRPPSATPSNKSAPKSRSASKNRLLLKTPEPEPAKKVPMNKVQVGHAPSPNLKAVRSKIGSLDNATYKPGGGHVKIESKKIDIKAAPRIEAKNDKYMPKGGEKKIVTTKLQWNAKSKIGSLENAAHKPGGGDKKIETLKMDFKDKAKPKVGSTSNVKHQPGGGDIKIQTQKLEIKAQSKVGSLDNVKHKPGGGEKKIFDDKDYLKNVEHSVALTTPPTQSPLPSMTASGADENLNQQS; the protein is encoded by the exons ATGATACACGAGCACTTGGCACCCCCACACATTCGGTGGGTGAATCCACAGCGATATATGGCCATACATATGCAAATGATATGGGCCAGTCAGTTTGGAACTGTATGTACTGTATATGTGGCATTGGCCACCAAAAGCTGCCTTTCGAGCCCTGCCACGTATTGGGTTACCCGACACTTGCACATTTCTGCACCGACACCGCAGGCGAGAAGTTCTAGCTCCAGGATGTACGGCACGGCAAAGGAAGGATCGAGCCAGGAGTTTTCCCAGGAGGATTACCCActgcagccgcagcagcgTGGTCAGTCCAAGTCAGAGTATCTTGCTGCAGATAGCTCTAATTACGTTTTGGATTCGGAAGCTGTAGATCGCCCCCAGCAGCAGTTAAGATCACAGCCTGCCCAGGAGGCAATTGATTCAACTGTGGAACGAAGCAAACCACAGCTAAGAACTCAGCTAAACAGCAATAATACCCTAGATTCTGTGCCAACAGATCGCTCTAGGCAGCAGTTAAGAACTCAACAGAATCCAGAGTACCTGAGCAATGTAGGAGCTTCCTACGAGGCAGCCAGAGGTGATCCGGCCTCCGTGAACCGCAATCAAGAGCAGCCATTGAGATCCCAACCAGCTGCAGATTACTCCAGCAATAGTTTTCTAGCTGAGCGACAGCAGCGTCCTCAGCCAGCCACAATTGAGTACACCGGCTATAatgcaccaccaccaccgcaaCAACCACAACCCAAAGATCGCACATTTTCACGCAGCAATTCCAAGCCCACCATCTCACCCCAACCCAAGCTCCAAAGTAAACCCAATCCCGAGTATGTGCGACCACCACAGAACTTTGTCTTGCCGCCGCAGATGCGTCCTGCCGTGGGGCCACCACAGCCGCGTCCTCCGTTCGCCGGAGCCAGACCGATGGTCGGGATGGTGGGACCACGTCCGCCCATGCCACCCAATATGGGGGCCAGGCCACCGCCACTGCGCACCACAGACAGCAAGAGCAACTTGCTGATGGGTCCGCCGGGAATGCGACCGGGAATGCCACCGCAGCTGAACATGCAGCAGGCTCGTCTGCCCAACTCTGGCGGACCACTGAGTCCGCCGGGACAGGGGCCGCCCAGGCCACCTGGTGGCTTTCCCTGGAATCCTGCCGGGGCTCCGGGAATGCCACCGGGCGCCAGACCGCCCCAGAATATGACGCGACCACCGCCACCCACTTTTGCCCGCCCGCCGCCGGGTCAACCGCTGCAGGCCCCCTTCCGACCGCCCTTCAACCAACCGCCCATGCAACCGCAACAGCTACcacaacaactgcagcagcagcagcagcagcagcagcaacagcaacacttGCAACAGCAACCACCACCGCAGCAACTACGCCCACTTTCGGCACACAACaacgatgacgacgatgacgTGGTCATGGGTCCGGCGGTGACCCCGCTCAAGACCTTCAACCCGAGGCCAGATCCCATGGGCGAGCCCCTGCTGGAGGACATTGAGCCACCCTTCGAGACCAGCCCGCCGGCGGGAGATGCCCGGAAGGGACCTGGATTTA aGGGTGACAATGACAGCGGCGTGGATGAGTCCACTCAGGAGAAG GATCGCAACGGACCCATCTCGCCCAGTTCGCCGGTCAAGACACCCACATCGACCTCATCGAAGCCGGACAAGTCGGGCACGTCGCGCCCACCGAGTGCCACGCCCTCGAACAAGTCAGCACCCAAGTCGCGCAGCGCCTCCAAGAATCGCTTGCTCCTCAAGACACCAGAGCCCGAGCCAGCCAAGAAAG TTCCAATGAACAAGGTACAAGTCGGCCATGCGCCTTCGCCCAACCTGAAGGCTGTGCGCTCCAAAATCGGCTCCCTGGACAATGCCACCTATAAGCCGGGTGGCGGCCACGTGAAGATCGAGTCGAAGAAGATTGACATCAAGGCGGCACCGCGCATCGAGGCCAAGAACGACAAGTACATGCCGAAGGGCGGCGAGAAGAAG ATAGTTACAACCAAGTTGCAGTGGAATGCGAAGTCGAAAATCGGTTCGCTGGAGAATGCCGCCCACAAGCCAGGAGGCGGGGACAAGAAGATCGAGACCCTGAAGATGGACTTCAAGGACAAGGCCAAGCCGAAGGTGGGCTCCACCTCCAATGTGAAACATCAGCCAGGTGGCGGTGATATCAAG ATCCAAACGCAAAAACTAGAAATTAAGGCACAAAGCAAAGTTGGCTCTTTGGATAATGTAAAGCACAAGCCCGGTGGCGGTGAGAAGAAGATTTTCGATGATAaggattatttgaaaaatgttgaaCACTCTGTTGCACTGACAACACCACCAACACAG AGTCCACTACCATCCATGACGGCTTCTGGCGctgatgaaaatttaaatcaacaaaGCTAA